The DNA segment TTGTCCAAGTATtaagatacacacacacgctaCATGCACATGTCAGTAAATACCCGCTTTTCTATACTTTTCCCTCCACATCTTCACTACTTGTCAAagggctttttaaaataaatttaaaaatgcagCATTCCACACTCACAAAactaatatgtatttatttttgtgtttttttttaaaatgttttttgtctatGGGTTGATTTTGGTGTACCATTATCATCCCAGAACTGAGAACAATAAGAGCTGTCATGTTGGCTgcttttaatatataataatttttcCATGTACACATTGTGTGTTATGGGTTCTTTGCACGAAAGCTGTCCTAAGATGGCTGCCTGTTCGCTTCAAGTCGTTTTATTTTAAACGCACTATTATTAACCAGCAAAGATGTACATATAGGTACTTTACAAAACCTTGTGCTGTACACCAAAGTAATTTAGAAAAGGTTTTAaacacttggatattaaattgtAGTTAATCTTCCCAACATTGTCACGCAACTGCCAACAGGGTCATAAACAATCTCAGTTAATGATAAAATATACACGTGGTACTATACTATTAATTGTACTTCATACGTGGTCGTCATTGGATTTGATTAATCTTTGCAATCCAAATACAAAGTTCTTTTACAGTTATGAGAACTCTCCATTGATccttttttggatttttaaatttcacaaaTGAGTTTAACACAGCTAAGAAATctgtgtttttgtaaaaaactcATTGAATAGTGCACACGTTGGAACAAATCAATTAAATGCAGTTGTTCGTGCTGCTTTtggaacaataacaaaaaaaaaaacaagttctaCGACCGCTCGGCACCCTAAAAGTATCCTCAGTGAGCACAATTGAAAAGCACACATGCCGTCTACTGGGAAACACCAAACCTACAAGCACCGATAAATCTGCAGATTAGCCCCTGAGACCAAAACTATTACAAATCGGGCTCTGAGAATCAATAACCCATACACCGCTATACTATATCTATCAAATTGAATTGAGTTCTCTCCATAAATGAAGAACGAGTAGGcaattttaatttgtattttaaccCCAAAACTTTTTACAGCCCTACCTTCGAGTGggttaaaaccaaaaataataaaggCCAAAACTCAGCTGGATTTCAGAATGAAATTTGGAGGTAAATCTCCCGCATTCTGTGCAAAGAGCCCTTTAGAAGCCTGGTGGCCACCCTAATATTAACCACAAAGTAACATACCAAATTCAATGAGATCTGCTTTTAAACTTCCTAACAGACACAAAGCCTCGAGGCACAATAAACATTTCTAAATATTCTATGGATTGACTATTCTGTGCAAACAAACGACACACATGAAACTCTAAAAACTTCACGGGAACAAAGGCTATGCAGAACGAATTCAATATATTATATTCTTCTCTAGCTTTACCAGATCTAATAAATACTTCTGATAGACATAGGTATCTTTCTTTTAAAGCTATTTACAATAGATGTACATTTCTTCCAAAGCAATAAATAGCGATCAAGGCAAGTAAAGAGAGGGGTTTTTCTGGGATTAAAGCAGAATGGagtccactcttttttttttagttttaggatgacatttttgtaaattcatggcaggaataaaaaataaaagtaaaaataaacgcTCTCAGACTTCACTTGCCTTTCTCTCTTTACACAGTGGAATGTTCTCCAGCCTGGATTCTCAGTAGGTAGACTTTTCATCCCAGGTAACACCTCAAGAGGTAATGGATAATAGTGCACCACCTGCTAAAACATTCCACAAATAGGCCAGGTAGCTGGTGATTAAAACTTACGTATAGTATCGACCTCCGCCAGATTCAGACCTAGACACACAAACATGTACTTAGAACTCACAAAAGAAATCCAAACCTCTGAAAATGTCAAGCCTTGGTTTAAGAGGCTCATATATTGCTGTTCCATGCCTTTGTAACGTTTGAAGCTCTTTCAAGATGACCTCTAGAGTACGAAAGGGGAGTGGTTGTATGgatatgttattaaaaaaacgctAGGAACTTTTGAAGATGGCcattttgtactaaaaaaaacagagcgaTCTGTTGGGGAATGGTTGTCTGAATCTTTTGCGGTACACCATACGAGGCGACGCCATATGGATAGCGGGGAGAGAGCGACGACGGGGTATCTCGAGTCCGTGTGTGAAATCTCATAAGTGCTATCCAGATTTCTGGAGacgtttttaaaaaaggaggcAGTGGGATATTGTACGGTAACATTCTCTGGCTTAAAGTTGCATTTGTGATGGACGGAGGGACAAATAAGGGAGGACGTCATTAGGTAACAATCATTGACTGAGGGGGGGACGGGACGTTTGCTTTGCTCATGGGCaaagaaaatcaacaaaagGCTTGGCTGAGATGGGAAGCCTCGTGATTGGTTGAGTCCAGAAGGCAGAAGGGGATTTGAAGTGGGTACAAGACCATGGGTAGGGCAACACATTCTTCCAATGAGATTAAACCAGGGAGGTTTTATAGGCTGCAGGCCAGCTGCTGGGCCGTCTCCTGAGTGTCTTGCAGGCGCCGCAGACTGGCGCTGGCGTAGCCCTCATCGCTACAGCTGCTTCGCAGGCTGCCCCGCTCGTCCCCAGAGTCACTCACGCTGCTGGTACTCCACTCTAGATCACCCAGAAGGTAGTCGGTTCCTTCCACGTCCACATCCAGGTCCTCTGCGGACCGAAGAGAAGAAATGCAAATCATAAGAAGGAGGATGACATCATCAAGGAGCCACATTGGACATTTTATGAATAAGCACGGCCGACCTACCTTGGTCAGAGTCGGATTTGTCTGACACGGTTGAGCCAGTGCTGTCCATCCGGATTCTTTCCACACCGAGTTGCTCTAAGCGCCTTCTCAGATGTCTTTGCTCTCTCTGCAACTGTTCTAAAGTGTGCTGGGCTCTTCTGTCACTCTCCTCCAACTTCTACAGAGTACACAAAAATAAGATGCAGCTAGCAGTCAGTGTTGATATAGTATGACATTGTACACAGGTGGCGGAACTGCACGGAGGCCAAAAATCAACTGTGCCAatgtcatttcatctcatttttagtgtccaatcagcctagtatgcatgtctttggaatgtgggaggacaccggagtacccgaaaaaaaaaaaaacacacaggagaacatgcaaattccacacgggtggaccgacctggatttgaacccaagtctcccCACTGTGagactgacatgctaaccactcatccaccgggccgaCCCTTGTGCCCCTgccatctttttaattttttttttaacaaaaaaaaagtattttgagaTTGCCCCATGACTAAAATCTGATACCCACACACCTTGATATGATTCTTGGCTTTCATTAAGAGGCTCAGGGTGGTATGCCTGTTGGCGTCTGGACCTAACGGAACCATTGATTTCAGTCGTTCTAAACACAGTCGTAGGTGTGCCCGTCTAGAGGAAGAAGGGAACAAAACAGACACTTATACATTGTCCACATATGAACACTCACCATTCAACccaatacatttcaaaaagAACTTGcaataatacatacatatttgtGACAACTACCATGATCATTCTGATGAAAGACATCCATTCCAACCATTCATAtctatcccttttttttctacatggcTCCAAACTGACAGTTCTGTTGGTTGCTAAGGTCTGGTGGGTGTTTGAAACCAACTGACCCGGCTGTTATGCAACACACACCTCCATCTGCAGCCTCACAAAAACTGTGTATGTTCGAGTGCCAGTGTGTACGACACACATTCAAAAATTTAACTGTGAAAATCCTGCCTCCCGAGGTTGAACGAGCTCCCAGTTTAATATCAGTTTCAGTTAAATTCATACTGGTAAAGTATTATATCACTGAATACATAAAGGTAGGCGGAGCTTAAAGTCATACAAGTCCATCCATAACATTAAGTTCTTGGACAAACTGATGACTAAAGTAGTTGAACATGTTAAATTAAGACTTACAAAAAAGAACATACAAAGTAGTAAAGTAGAGCATTCCATGAATGAAAGGGAAAG comes from the Stigmatopora nigra isolate UIUO_SnigA chromosome 22, RoL_Snig_1.1, whole genome shotgun sequence genome and includes:
- the LOC144215540 gene encoding max dimerization protein 1-like, whose amino-acid sequence is MTAIGMVQMLIEAAEYLDRREREAEHGYASLPPFISSQERESLKRKSKSKKNISSRSTHNEMEKNRRAHLRLCLERLKSMVPLGPDANRHTTLSLLMKAKNHIKKLEESDRRAQHTLEQLQREQRHLRRRLEQLGVERIRMDSTGSTVSDKSDSDQEDLDVDVEGTDYLLGDLEWSTSSVSDSGDERGSLRSSCSDEGYASASLRRLQDTQETAQQLACSL